CGAGGACCTGGAAGCAGATGCGCGTCTGCGCGCCCGCAGCGAGGGTCGGGACGCGCACCGTCACCTGCCGCGCCACGAGCTCGCCCGCGTCCGTGTCGGCCGCGTCCGTCAGGGTCGTCCCGTCGAGCGTGAGGGTGCCGGGCGCGTACGTGACGCTGGGTTTCAGGGTGTCCTGCACCACCACGGCGCTCGCCGTGAAGGGGCCGGTGTTGGTGGCGGTCAGGCAGTACCGGAGCGTGTCGCCGGGGTACGCGTCGACCGTGTCGGCTTCGGTGGCGGGCGCGCGCGTCAGGTTGCTGACCTTCTTGCTGAGGACCGTGCCGGGCACGACGGTGCTGCGGTCGGCGGTGCCTGCCGCGTCGGTGACGCCCGCGTTGCCGCTCCATGCGAGCGTGACGTTCAGCAGGGCGTTGTCGCTGCTGCCGTCGGGCGTTCCGGCGGGCACGTCGAGGGCCAGTTCGGCGGCGCAGCCTTTCAGGTCGCCGGACGGGTCGCGCGGCCACGCGGCGTCCACCGTGACGGTCGTGACGGTCGTGGCCCGCTCGCTGGCGTCCACGGTCCCGTCGCAGTTGCTGTCCAGGGACACGCGCGCCGGGTACGCGCTGATGGCCGAGACGCTCAGCGTGCCGAGCGTGCCGGGTTTCAGGGTGTGCAGGTAGCGCAGCGTGACGGGCGCCTCGCTGCTCTGCGCGGCGGCCGCGCTGAGCGTCAGGGACCGCACCACGCCGAAGTCCGCCTGCCGGTCCGTGCCGCTCGGGTCCGGCAGCGGGTACGGCCGGACACCCGTGCCGCCCACGCTTCCTGCCAGGGTGACGGCGCTGCCGTCGTACACGCCCGTCACGGGGCTGCTGCCGGTGCTGACGCGGTTCGCGGTCCAGCCGCCCGGGACGTACAGGGTGTACCGGCCCTGCGTGTCGGTGCTGGCGGTGCGGATGCCGCCGCTGCCGGTCAGGGTGAGCGTCTCGGCGGTCAGGATAGGCTCGGTGCCGTCCTGGCGGGCGTTGTTCGGTGTGCCGCCGCCGCGCCCGTCGTCGCGGAACACGGTGCCGGTCACGCGGTCACCCGCGAACAGCCCGAAGCTCACGTCGGGCACCGAGGTGCTGCTGGCGTCCACCACGCGCGTCACACTGCCGCCCACGGGGTTCACGAACACGTACCCGGCGGGCCGGGCGGGCGTGATCGCACCAGCGCTGGGGGAGACGAGCAGCACGGAGGTCCCCTCGCCGAGCGTGAAGCTGAAGGCGCCGTCGCTGGCGCCCACCGCGCTGCTCTGGCGGGCCGCGCCGCTCACGGTCTGCGTGACCCACACGGCGGGGCCGCCCCAGCTCTCGGTGCCGCTGCGCGTGCCGTCCGGTTCGGTGTCGCGGTAGACGTTGCCGGTCACGGTGCAGGCGTTGTTCACGCCGAGGACCGTCACCTCCGCCTGCCCGATCCCGATGCCGAGCAGTGCCAGCAGCCGGTCCACCGTCGCCTGCAGCACCGCCACCAGTATGGGGCGCAGCACCGTGCCGCTCAGGGTCCGGACGGGCGCGGTCAGGGTGCTGACCAGGGTGTTCACGGCCCCCTCCAGACCCAGCAGGACGCTGCTCGTCACGGTCAGCTTGACGTCGAGCGTCTGCAGCAGGTCGTCCACCAGCACCGGCACGGCCGCCGTGGAACTCCCGACCTTGGCGGACTGCGGGTACGGCCCGCCGAAGCTGAGGGTGCCGAGCGGGTAACTGCCGTTCCCGGACGCTCTGGCGTTCACGTCCATGTTCACGACCTGACTGCCGACGCCCAGCACGCTCACGCTGGCGCTCGCCGTGCCGATCCGTGCGTAGCCCAGGTCCGCGCCCGTCAGGACGTGCGTCCGGTTGAAGAAGGTGCTGTCCGGAATGTCGCCCAGGTAAAGGTTCACGAGGCCCGGCGTGGCCTGCAGGCTCAGGGCGCGGCTCACGGCGCTCACCGTGCCGAGCGTTCCCTGCGCGCGCGCCACGTCCAGGTACAGCCTGACGTTCGTGAGGCTGAGGGTCGCGCCCGCCACGCCCGTCACGCCGAGGTTGTCCAGGCCGCTGAGGTCCACGTTCAGCTTCACGCGGATGGACGCCGTGTAGAACTGCGTGCCGCTCGGCCCGCAGATCATGATGGGCGGTTCCGTCACCTGCGCGTACAGCGTCACGGTGGGCGTCGTGGCGCTCAGGCCCGCGATCCCGAGGCTGGAGAGGTTCACGCTCAGGCTGCCGAGCGAGATGGGGTTGCTGGCCGTCGTGAGGGTGTTGGCAGAGTTGAAGAGCTGCACGCCGCCCGTCACGAGGTTCAGCAGGTTCAGCCGCGTGCCCGCGAAGGCCGCCTGGTTGAAACTCAGCCGCAGGAAATCCCCCACCCGCGCCGTGAGGTTCAGGGCCGGGACGTTCAGGCCGCCCGTCAGCGCACCGATGGCGTTCACGGCGGCCGTGTCGCCCTGCAGCTGCGCGGCGTCCACGGCGGCCCCCAGGAACTGCGCGAGCGTGGCGTTCGCGTTCAGGGCGGCGGTGGTGCTGCCGGTGCTCGTACGGGCCTGCAGGGCGTTCAGGAACAGGCCCAGGTCCACGCTGTTGCTGTTCAGGGCGTTCCAGTCGGCGACGCTCACGTTCAGGCTGCTGCCGAGCAGGCCGCCCAGCAGTGCGTTCAGCAGGGGACCCTGCGTGCTGTCCACCTGCGCGAGACGCGGGCCGGCCGTGACGCACCCGACGCCCTGACAGCTGCCCGCGCGGGCCGTCGAGCCGAGCAGCGCGGTGAGGAACATGGCGAGCAGGACGAGTGCGGCCCCCAGGGCGCGCACGGGACGGACAGGCAATCGGTTCAAGGTGTTCCCCCGTAGAGTTCGGCACGGACGTGGAATCCGGGACGGGCGTCGGGCGTCAGGGCGTCCACGTGGGCGAGCGTGTAGCCCGCCACGAAACGCAGGCCCGGCGACACCACGTACTTCAGGTCGAGGGCGGAGGACAGGTCGAGCGGTGCGTCCTGGGCCGGCTGGTACAGCACGAACAGGGTCGCGGCCAGCGCGAACTTCTCGCTGAGCGGCACGCTCACGCCCGCGCTGCCCTGCACCGCGAAGCGCGACGGGTCGCTCAGCGGCACCCGGTACGCGAGGCCCGGCTGCAGCTGCAGGCCGTGCAGGACCGGCTGCTCGCTCTGCAGCCACGGCTGCCAGCTGAGCTGCGCTTCGCCCTCCAGAACCGTGCCGATGCCTGCGGTCGCCACGCCGAGCGCGCCGCTGCCCGTGTTCAGGCGGTGGTACGTGAGCAGGGTCAGGTCCGACGTGCGGCGCGCCAGGCCGAACGTGAACTGACCGCCCGGGGACGGCATCACGTTGTACACCGCGTCGAAGGACACGTCGTTGTCGTTCAGGCTGCCGCTCGCGCCGCCGCGCAGGATCAGGCGGTTGGCGGTGCGGCCGTCCTGCGCGCCGAAGTCCCGCCCGACCTCCACGCTGCCGGTCGCCGCGAAGCCCGCCTGCCGGTATCGCAGGGCGACCGTGCCGGACGCGGTGAACACGCCGTTTCCCAGGTCGCGCAGCACGCTGGCGCTGACGTTCGCGCTCAGGTGGTCCGTGATGGGGATGGGCGCCGACACCCCGAAGCGGGCGCGGCTGCTCTCGCCGCTCGCGTTCGGCAGCTGGTAGATCACCGAGAAGTTCACGCTGCCCAGCGTCTGCCGGACCCCGAGCTCGCCGACCAGTGTGCCGGTCTCGTCCCAGACGCGGGCGAGTCGCGCCTCCAGGAAGGTGCTGCTCGTCAGCGCGAGGCTGCCCGTCACCCTCGTCAGGGCCGCCACGTTCGCGCCGAACGGCTGTGCGTGCGTCACTTCCAGCGACGACCCTCCCCGCTCGTAGCGGGCGAGCAGCACACCGGCCAGCCCGCCCTGCACGCCGTCCGGCCGTGCCCACGCGTACTCCAGGCCCGCCCCGAGCGTCACGCCGCCGCCCACCGGGCGCTCCACCGTCACGGTGCTGCGCTGCGCGTTGACCGGCTGCGGCTGCGTCTCGCTGGCCGGCGTGACGTTCAGGCTCAGGTGAGCCACACGGACCCGGAACGCGTCCAGCCGCACGGTCGCCTCCGCCTGTCCGACCACGCCCGTGCCGGGCGTGCGCGTGAGGTTTGCGCTCGCCGTGACGCGCGCGTCGGGCGACACGTACGTGCCGTTCAGAGCGAACTTCCCGTCCGGGTCGAAGCTGCTCACGCCGTAGTTCAGGGCCGCCTGCAGTTCCGGCGTGCGGTACGCCACCTGCACGCCGTACGAGACGGGCACGTCACGGCTCCCCGCGAGCGTGCCCGCCCCGACATTCAGGGCGGCGGCACTCACGGTCCACGGGCCGCGCGCGTAGCTCGCGCCCACCCCGTAACTCAGGACGCGTGCCCCCTGCGAGGCGGGCGCGTACACCACCACCAGCGTCTGCTGCAGGAACTGACTGTCGTAACGGCTCAGCGCGCGGGCCAGGACCAGCGTGCCGGTCGCCGTGTCGAGGGTGTACTCGCGCCCGGCGAGCAGCGTCCGGCTGATCCCGCCACTCATGACCGTCACGAGTTCGCTGCCCGGCTGCGGCAGCGATTCCAGCACGAAGGAGCGCCGTCCGTCCGGCACGAAGGTTTCCGTGACCGCGCTGCCCGGCAGCTGCCCCACGTACCCCTGGACGGTCAGGCCCGCGACGCCCAGGTCGCGGACCTCGGCGCGCAGGGCACTGAAGTTCGGGAGGGGCGGCAGCGGCGCGAGCGTCAGCGGGGCCGCGTAGTACCCGGCGCTCAGGTTGCGCCGCTCGAAGCGGAACGCCACCCCGAAGTCCGACGACAGTGTGCCCTGCGCCTCCGTGGCGCTCCCGGTGCTCGGGAAGCGTCCCTGACTGCTGGCCGTCGTGACCGCGTCACGCAGGCCGTCGCTGTCCGCCGCGACCTGCAGCTGCCCGCCCCACAGCGGCAGTTCCGCGTACCCGCGTAGCCGGGCGTCCACGCTCACGTCCCCGCCACTGAACCGCACCCCGAAACTCCCCTGGTACGCGTACCGTTCTCGCGTCTGGATGTCCACGAACACGCTCTGCCGCGCCGTCAGCTTCCCGAGCGCCGCGCTCACCGTGACGCGCCGCGCCGTCACGAGCGGCGTCAGGCGCAGCACCGCCACGCCGTCCCGCATCGTCACCTGGTATCCCGCCTCGCGCGGGTCGGCGTCCGGCACGAGCGGTTCGAGGTCCGTGTTGACGGTCACCATGCCGTTGCCGCTCGTCACGCCGTTCGCGTCCACCGCCAGCACCCGCAGCGTGACGGGCGACGCGCCGTCCGCGACCGCGCCGACCGCGTCGATCCGCAGGGCCGTCGGGGCGCCCGCCACGTCCACGGTCAGCACGTCCGTCTGCGCGCCGTAGCGGGCCTCCAGCGTGTTCCGGCCGGGCCGCAGCGGCACACCCACGAAATTCAGGCGCCGCCTTCCCAGCGTGACGGTCTCCTCGCCCACCTGCGCGTCCGGGACGGGCACGCCGTTCACGCTCAGCGTGACGGGCACCCCGACCGGACCTTCCAGCACCACGCCCGTCTTGTCCGCGCCGCGCAGCACGGCGCCCTGACGCGGCTGCCGGATCAGGCCCTGCCGCTCCTGCCCCGTCAGGACGGTCGCGTCGTCGGCACGGATGCTGTCCACCTCGCCCGACAGGTACAGGTCCCGTCCGCCCACGCGGGCCGTCAGGTCGAGCGGCGGCAGGGTCGGCAGCAGGTCCGGGTGACTCACACGGAAACTCAGCGTGCCGCTGGCCCGTGCGTTCCCCAGCGGCCAGAACAGCCGCCCGTCCGGCCCGACGCGCGGGTCCGGCAGGGGCTGGCCGTCCACCAGCGTCGAGCCGCCCACGTAATCCACTCCCTCGGGCAGCAGCAGCGAGGCGAGCAGCGTCACGTTGCTGCCCGGCTCGCCCAGACCCGGCACACCCTGCAGCGCGTACGGCTGCCGCACGGTGGTCACGCGGCGCTCGTCGCCGGACTCCGTGGCGAGCAGCTGCGAGCCGACCGGCAGCCCGATCTGGACGTCCTCTCCGTTCGGCAGCACCGTGACCGGCAGGACCGTGAACTGGAGGCGCCCCGCCTGCTGCGGCACCACCTGAAGCTGCCCGACGACCGTGCCGCCCGCGTCCACGCTGAGGTCCACGGGCGACACCGTCATGCCCGTCCCGCCGCCGACCAGGGTGAAGGTCAGGGCGTGGTGCGTGGGGTTGCGCAGCAGCACGTTCACGCTGCTGATCACGCCGACGCTTCCCTCGTCCGGCTGCGCCACCTGCAGACTCAGCAGTTCGCGCCGCAGGTCGCCGCTCACGTCCGTCATGTCCGGCAGGCCCGAGAGCTGCACCCGGAACCGTCCGTCCTGCGCGGGGCCGTACGCGACGGTGCCGGAGAAGCTCAGGTGTGCCTCTTCGCCCACCGGGACGGTCACGGTCTGCTCGCCGCTCTCCACGTCCGGCGTCACCCAGTCCGGGAAGACCGGCGTGGCCCGCACGCTCAGGGGCGTGCTGCCGGGGTTGCGGAGCGTCAGGTCGAAGGTCGTGACCTCGCCCGGCAGGACCGACGCGTCGTCCGTCTTCAGTTCCGCGAGGCCGCCCGACAGGACGTGATCGGTGCGCGTCACTGGCCGGGCCTGCGCGACCGTCACGTCGCGCGCGTCCTGCACGCTCGATTCGTTCAGCGTGCCGGTCAGGTTCACGGTGCCGCCCGCCGAGGCGACCATCCGGACCGTCAGCGTGCCGCTCTCGCCGCTGGCGAGCGTCAGTGGGCGGCGCGTGTCGCCCAGCGTCAGCAGGTCGTCCGGGGCGTTCAGGACGGGGGTCAACGTGATCGGCAGGCCGTACCCGTTCGTGACGGTCAGCCGCGCCTCGAACGGCTCACCGAGCGTCACCTGTGCAGGCACGTCCAGCCGCAGGCGCGTCTGCGGCTCCACGATCACGTCGCGGTCCGTAGCGGGACCCGTCACGTCCAGCACCGCGCTGTCCTCCCCGTCCCCGGCGAGGCGGCCGCCGTCCGTCAGGAGCCGCAGCGGGTAGCGGCCCACCGGCAGGTCCAGCAGCAGTCCGTCCTCGGGCACGTCGTACGCCGCGTCGCCCACCTGCAGCCGCGCGGGAATGCCGACCCCGCCGCTGCGCTCCAGCAGCGTGTGCAGCGTGACGGGCACCGCGCCCGCCGTGCCGCCCGCCAGGGTGCCCAGCAGCAGGCACGACAGCAGCCTCGCGCAGCGCCAGCCGCCCGGCCCGGCTCCCTTCTTCCTGTTCGCGTTCATGGGAGCCTCCAGCTCAGCTGCGGATCGCTGTCGGCCGCCGGACCGGGCAGGACGTACGTCAGGGTGCGCGTGCCCGTCAGGGTCGCGAAACGGAATTCCTTCACGCTGTCGTCCGGCAGGGACTCGCTCAGCACCACGTCCGTGACCGGCACGCTGGACGTCAGGACGAGCGTCACGAGCGTCCCGCCGCCCGGCAGGGCCTTCACGGTCCGCATCAGGCGCAGCGGACCCTGCTGCACGCTCCCGCCGTCACGGACCGGGGTGGACAGCGTCGCCTGTGGGCGCAGCAGCGCGAAGTCGGCCGTCGTGAGGACCGCCACGTCCACCGTGCGCGTCCCGAGGCCCGGCGCGGCCTGGAAGGGTGCCTGACCACGGTCGAGCGTCACGAGCCAGCTGCCCGGCACGAGGTTCCGGAAGGTGTACCGTCCCTGGTCGTCCGTGAGGGACTGGACGCCGTTGGCGAGCAGCACGCGCACGCCCGCGAGCGGCGTCTCGCCGGGGTCGCGGCGACTGTTGCCGTTCGCGTCGATGAACACCTCACCCGTCAGGGTCGCGCGCCGGTCGAAGACGCCTGCCGTGACGCTCAGGGCCGCGCCCGCCTCGTTCGAGGTGAGCGCCGTGCCGTCCGTCAGCACGCCGGTCGCGCTCGCCACGGCCGTCAGCTGCGCGGCCGCGCCCGCCAGGACCACGGCGCGGTACGTGACCTGCAGCTTCCGACCGGCCGGGACGACGCCCGTGAAGATCAGGACGTTCCCCTCCTGCCGGACGCTGCCGCCCGGCACGCTCAGGCTGCCCGACCCGCCCACGTACGCGAGGCCCGCCGGGAGCGTCACGCGCAGCTCGGTCTGCAGGGCGCTCCCGGCGGGGTTCTGCACGGCGGCCGTGAAGGTCGGGGCGTCGCCCACGCTCGCCTGAGCGGGCATGACGGTGTGCGTGAGCAGCAGCGTCAGGTTCTGCAGGGCGTCGAGGCGCGTGACGTTCGACGCGTCGCGCGTCCCGTCCGCGCAGGTCGCCGTGAGGTTCACGAGCAGTGGACCGTTCACGGGCCCGGACGCACTCACGCCGAGCAGCACGGCGCGCTGCTCGCCCGGCGCGAGCGTCAGGTCCGTCAGCGGCTGCAGGGCCGCCGAGCCGCTCTGCGCGGCCAGCACCGTGACGGTCACACCCGGCGTGGGCGTGAGCAGTTCGGCGGCCAGCGTGACGGCCCCGGCGCGCAGGCCCGTCTGCGTGACCGTGTACGGCACCGTGACCGTGCCGGGCGCCACGAAACTCAGGGTGCGCGAGGGGCTGGCCGTGCTGCCGTCCGGGCCGACCTGCGGCACGCAGGCCCCCTGGCGGCGCAGCGTCACGGTGTTCGACGGGACGCTCAGCGCACCGGCCTGCAGCGCCGCCGTGTTCTGCACGGTCGCGCCGGGAGCGGCCGCCTGTGCCTGCACGGTGCCCGTCGCCGCGAGCAGCAGTGCCAGACCGCCCGCGAGGAGGGACGCCGCGCGTTCTGGAGCGCGGAGGGGAAGGGGAGAGACGCGCGGCATCTTCACCTCCTTACTTGACCTTGACCGTCAGGACGAGCGTGAAGGTCCCGCCGGGCGCGAGCGCGTCCAGGCTGTTCACGCTGCCGTTGCCGTCGCTGTTCACGCCCACCCAGAAGCGGCCGAGCGGCAGGGAGGTCGGCGCGGCCACGTTCCAGCTCGCGCCGTCGTCCACCGAGTACAGCACGCTGCCCGCCGCGCCGACCGACACGAGTTCGGTGTCGGCGGGCACGCTGTCCACCAGGTAGCTGCCGTACAGGGTGCTGGTGCCGGTGTTCGTGGCGACCACGCGGTACCGGACGATGTCGCCGGGACTGACGGGATCGTTGTCCGCCAGGGGCGTGCTGGTGGTGCAGACGGTGTCGCTGCACAGCTCGGCACTCTTCACGACGCTGCTCGTCACGCTCTGCACGGTGGTGGTGTCGGTCGCGGAGACGTTCAGGGTGGGGTTCGGGGCGAGGGCGGTGCTGAGTGCGGCCGTCACGGTGGTCGCCTCCGACACGCTGCCGGTCACGCTGACCGGCACGGTCACGCGCACGTAGACGGCCTGCGTGCCGCCTGCCGCGACGTTCACGCTCAGGGTGGGCGTGAAGGTGACGTTGTCGGTGGAGTACGTGTACGTCAGGCCTGCCGGGGAAGTGTATGCCGCGAAGTTCGCGGTGACGGGCGCGTTGCCGGAGTTGCCGAGCGTGTGCGCGTACGTGACGCTGCCGCCCGCGATGGTGCTGAGCGCTCCGTCCGGCGTGAGGCTGCCGGTCAGGACGGCGTTGCTGCGCAGCGAGTCCGTGACGGTGCTGGTGCGGCTCGCCTCGGCGGTGCTCGTCGCGGTGAAGGTGATGGGCGACGTGCCTGCCGCCGTGCCTGCCGCGACCGGCACGACCGCGATCAGGCAGACGGTGCCGCCCGCCGGGACGGACGGGCTGACCGTGATGGCGGCCCCGTCGGGGGTGCCGTCGCAGTTGGTGTCGGCGTAGAAGACCGCGCCGGGCACGCTGGAGGTCAGGGTGTACGTTTCCGCGACCGGCCCGCCGTTCAGCACCTCCAGCGGGAAGCTGGCGTTCTGGCCGGGGTTCGCGGCCTGCGTGGCGGGGGAGGTGTCGGGCGCGGTGGCGGGATTGCGGTCGCCGTTGCCGAGCACGGCCGCGCCGGCCGGGACGACCTGCGCCACGCGGTCCACCGTCGTGTCGGCCGTGCCGCCCTGCGGGGTGACGGTCAGGGTGAGGTCGGTGTTCGTGGCGGCGCCGGACGTGACGGGCACGCTGCACACCACCGCAATGTCGAGCGTGGCGCCCGCCGCGAGCGTCACGGGGTTGCTGAAGGGCGTCAGGGTGTCGGTGACGCTCACGTTCTGCAGGGTGCAGGTCCACCCGGCGGGGACGCCGCTCAGCACGGCCGTCAGGTTCTCGGTGGCGTTCCCGGTGTTCTGGATGGTGTGCTTGAAGCTGACGTTCGTTCCGGCCGTCACGGCCCCCGAGACGGCCTGCGTGTCGGCGCTCCGGTCGATGGTGTGTCCTCCGAAGGTGTAGCTGCCGCTCGCGCCGCCTGCCGGGAAGGCGAAGGGTCCGGCCACGGCGCTGACGAGGGCGTTCACGGTGGACGTGACGGCCGTGGCGGTCACGGTTTCGCCGCTGTCCGAGCCGTCTGTGTCGCCGTTGCCGTCCGCGACGGAGGTGGCCGTGCTGCTGATGACGGTCCCGGCTGCCGTGCCTGCCGGGACGACTGCCGTGTACGTCAGGGACACGCTGCCGCCGGACGGGAGGAAGGTGCCGCTCCCCACCACCAGCAGGGCTATGTCCGTCACGGTGCCGCTCGCGGGGAGGGTCGCTGTCCAGCTGCCCCCGTTGTCGGTGGAGTAGATGGGCAGGGTCGTGCCGGACGTGGTGCTGCTGGCGCTCACGCCGCCGAAGGTCACGCCAGGCAGCGGGACGCGCACGAGCACGCCGTTGCGGGCCGTGCCGTCCACCGTCACGACGCCCGTCACGGCGCCCACGGCCGCGCCGGTCACGGTGCCCGTCACGGTGTACGTGAGGGTGCCGCCGGGGTTGATGCCGCCCGCCGGGCTGACCGTCTCGCTGAGCGCGATCTGCCCGGTGGGGCTGACGGTCAGGGACGCGTAGTTCTGATCGTCGAGTTTGCTCGTGTCGCCCCTGGAGACGCCCTTCAGCGCGAAGCGCGACACCTGCCCGTCCGGGGTGCCCACGGGCGCCGTGACTTCCAGCAGGACGGTGGTGCGGTCGCCGGTGCTGCCGTCCTGCACGGCGGCCAGCGTGACGCTGCTGATGGCCGCGCCGTCCGGCACGCCGTCGTTGTTGGCGTCGAGGTAGATGGCGGTCTGCGCGTCGTAGTCGTCGGTCGCGGACTGTACGACGCTCAGGTCGACGGTGTCGCTGCCGTTCCCGGCGTTCTGGATGGTGTACGAGATCAGGCGGCGGTTGCCCGCGATGGACTGGAAGGCGCGGGTGGGCGGGACGCTGCCCTCGGCGGCGCTCGTCTCGACGCTCAGGGCGTACACCTGCCGCACGCGCACGGTCACGGTGTTGGAGTCCTTGTTGCGGGTGCCGCCCAGCGAGTCCTGGTAGTTGAGGGTGGCGGTGTTCTGGATGTTGGTGTTGGCGGGCGTGCCGACGCCGAGGGCGGCTCCTGCGGCGCACAGGCCGAGCGTGAGGAGCAGGGTACGGACGGCGGTTCGGGGGTGGGTCGTCATGGTGAGGCTCCTGTCGTGCGGTGTGCTGGGGGTGTGCTGGCGACGTGTGGGCTGGGCGCGGCCCGGGGTGGGAGGGTCAGCGGACGGTGGTGCGGACCTCCGCCGCGACCTGACTCTTCGCGTCGAGGGTGGGGAGCATCCAGCGCACGGCGCGGTACTCGTTCGGCTGGACCGTCACCTCCTGCACGGTGGTGACGCCGTCCCTGGTGACGCTGACCTTCTTCTTGAGGGGTGCGGGCGCGAAGGTGCTGCCGTCCGTGCTGAACAGCGGCGTGAGGGTGCGCGTGCCGACCCGCAGCACGGCGCTCCCGTTGACGTAGGTGGTGGTGGCGGGGAAGGGGACGGTCAGTGCGAGGTTCTGCACG
This genomic window from Deinococcus aquiradiocola contains:
- a CDS encoding DUF11 domain-containing protein; this translates as MPVRPVRALGAALVLLAMFLTALLGSTARAGSCQGVGCVTAGPRLAQVDSTQGPLLNALLGGLLGSSLNVSVADWNALNSNSVDLGLFLNALQARTSTGSTTAALNANATLAQFLGAAVDAAQLQGDTAAVNAIGALTGGLNVPALNLTARVGDFLRLSFNQAAFAGTRLNLLNLVTGGVQLFNSANTLTTASNPISLGSLSVNLSSLGIAGLSATTPTVTLYAQVTEPPIMICGPSGTQFYTASIRVKLNVDLSGLDNLGVTGVAGATLSLTNVRLYLDVARAQGTLGTVSAVSRALSLQATPGLVNLYLGDIPDSTFFNRTHVLTGADLGYARIGTASASVSVLGVGSQVVNMDVNARASGNGSYPLGTLSFGGPYPQSAKVGSSTAAVPVLVDDLLQTLDVKLTVTSSVLLGLEGAVNTLVSTLTAPVRTLSGTVLRPILVAVLQATVDRLLALLGIGIGQAEVTVLGVNNACTVTGNVYRDTEPDGTRSGTESWGGPAVWVTQTVSGAARQSSAVGASDGAFSFTLGEGTSVLLVSPSAGAITPARPAGYVFVNPVGGSVTRVVDASSTSVPDVSFGLFAGDRVTGTVFRDDGRGGGTPNNARQDGTEPILTAETLTLTGSGGIRTASTDTQGRYTLYVPGGWTANRVSTGSSPVTGVYDGSAVTLAGSVGGTGVRPYPLPDPSGTDRQADFGVVRSLTLSAAAAQSSEAPVTLRYLHTLKPGTLGTLSVSAISAYPARVSLDSNCDGTVDASERATTVTTVTVDAAWPRDPSGDLKGCAAELALDVPAGTPDGSSDNALLNVTLAWSGNAGVTDAAGTADRSTVVPGTVLSKKVSNLTRAPATEADTVDAYPGDTLRYCLTATNTGPFTASAVVVQDTLKPSVTYAPGTLTLDGTTLTDAADTDAGELVARQVTVRVPTLAAGAQTRICFQVLVP
- a CDS encoding COG1470 family protein, which codes for MNANRKKGAGPGGWRCARLLSCLLLGTLAGGTAGAVPVTLHTLLERSGGVGIPARLQVGDAAYDVPEDGLLLDLPVGRYPLRLLTDGGRLAGDGEDSAVLDVTGPATDRDVIVEPQTRLRLDVPAQVTLGEPFEARLTVTNGYGLPITLTPVLNAPDDLLTLGDTRRPLTLASGESGTLTVRMVASAGGTVNLTGTLNESSVQDARDVTVAQARPVTRTDHVLSGGLAELKTDDASVLPGEVTTFDLTLRNPGSTPLSVRATPVFPDWVTPDVESGEQTVTVPVGEEAHLSFSGTVAYGPAQDGRFRVQLSGLPDMTDVSGDLRRELLSLQVAQPDEGSVGVISSVNVLLRNPTHHALTFTLVGGGTGMTVSPVDLSVDAGGTVVGQLQVVPQQAGRLQFTVLPVTVLPNGEDVQIGLPVGSQLLATESGDERRVTTVRQPYALQGVPGLGEPGSNVTLLASLLLPEGVDYVGGSTLVDGQPLPDPRVGPDGRLFWPLGNARASGTLSFRVSHPDLLPTLPPLDLTARVGGRDLYLSGEVDSIRADDATVLTGQERQGLIRQPRQGAVLRGADKTGVVLEGPVGVPVTLSVNGVPVPDAQVGEETVTLGRRRLNFVGVPLRPGRNTLEARYGAQTDVLTVDVAGAPTALRIDAVGAVADGASPVTLRVLAVDANGVTSGNGMVTVNTDLEPLVPDADPREAGYQVTMRDGVAVLRLTPLVTARRVTVSAALGKLTARQSVFVDIQTRERYAYQGSFGVRFSGGDVSVDARLRGYAELPLWGGQLQVAADSDGLRDAVTTASSQGRFPSTGSATEAQGTLSSDFGVAFRFERRNLSAGYYAAPLTLAPLPPLPNFSALRAEVRDLGVAGLTVQGYVGQLPGSAVTETFVPDGRRSFVLESLPQPGSELVTVMSGGISRTLLAGREYTLDTATGTLVLARALSRYDSQFLQQTLVVVYAPASQGARVLSYGVGASYARGPWTVSAAALNVGAGTLAGSRDVPVSYGVQVAYRTPELQAALNYGVSSFDPDGKFALNGTYVSPDARVTASANLTRTPGTGVVGQAEATVRLDAFRVRVAHLSLNVTPASETQPQPVNAQRSTVTVERPVGGGVTLGAGLEYAWARPDGVQGGLAGVLLARYERGGSSLEVTHAQPFGANVAALTRVTGSLALTSSTFLEARLARVWDETGTLVGELGVRQTLGSVNFSVIYQLPNASGESSRARFGVSAPIPITDHLSANVSASVLRDLGNGVFTASGTVALRYRQAGFAATGSVEVGRDFGAQDGRTANRLILRGGASGSLNDNDVSFDAVYNVMPSPGGQFTFGLARRTSDLTLLTYHRLNTGSGALGVATAGIGTVLEGEAQLSWQPWLQSEQPVLHGLQLQPGLAYRVPLSDPSRFAVQGSAGVSVPLSEKFALAATLFVLYQPAQDAPLDLSSALDLKYVVSPGLRFVAGYTLAHVDALTPDARPGFHVRAELYGGTP
- a CDS encoding SdrD B-like domain-containing protein; protein product: MPRVSPLPLRAPERAASLLAGGLALLLAATGTVQAQAAAPGATVQNTAALQAGALSVPSNTVTLRRQGACVPQVGPDGSTASPSRTLSFVAPGTVTVPYTVTQTGLRAGAVTLAAELLTPTPGVTVTVLAAQSGSAALQPLTDLTLAPGEQRAVLLGVSASGPVNGPLLVNLTATCADGTRDASNVTRLDALQNLTLLLTHTVMPAQASVGDAPTFTAAVQNPAGSALQTELRVTLPAGLAYVGGSGSLSVPGGSVRQEGNVLIFTGVVPAGRKLQVTYRAVVLAGAAAQLTAVASATGVLTDGTALTSNEAGAALSVTAGVFDRRATLTGEVFIDANGNSRRDPGETPLAGVRVLLANGVQSLTDDQGRYTFRNLVPGSWLVTLDRGQAPFQAAPGLGTRTVDVAVLTTADFALLRPQATLSTPVRDGGSVQQGPLRLMRTVKALPGGGTLVTLVLTSSVPVTDVVLSESLPDDSVKEFRFATLTGTRTLTYVLPGPAADSDPQLSWRLP
- a CDS encoding beta strand repeat-containing protein: MTTHPRTAVRTLLLTLGLCAAGAALGVGTPANTNIQNTATLNYQDSLGGTRNKDSNTVTVRVRQVYALSVETSAAEGSVPPTRAFQSIAGNRRLISYTIQNAGNGSDTVDLSVVQSATDDYDAQTAIYLDANNDGVPDGAAISSVTLAAVQDGSTGDRTTVLLEVTAPVGTPDGQVSRFALKGVSRGDTSKLDDQNYASLTVSPTGQIALSETVSPAGGINPGGTLTYTVTGTVTGAAVGAVTGVVTVDGTARNGVLVRVPLPGVTFGGVSASSTTSGTTLPIYSTDNGGSWTATLPASGTVTDIALLVVGSGTFLPSGGSVSLTYTAVVPAGTAAGTVISSTATSVADGNGDTDGSDSGETVTATAVTSTVNALVSAVAGPFAFPAGGASGSYTFGGHTIDRSADTQAVSGAVTAGTNVSFKHTIQNTGNATENLTAVLSGVPAGWTCTLQNVSVTDTLTPFSNPVTLAAGATLDIAVVCSVPVTSGAATNTDLTLTVTPQGGTADTTVDRVAQVVPAGAAVLGNGDRNPATAPDTSPATQAANPGQNASFPLEVLNGGPVAETYTLTSSVPGAVFYADTNCDGTPDGAAITVSPSVPAGGTVCLIAVVPVAAGTAAGTSPITFTATSTAEASRTSTVTDSLRSNAVLTGSLTPDGALSTIAGGSVTYAHTLGNSGNAPVTANFAAYTSPAGLTYTYSTDNVTFTPTLSVNVAAGGTQAVYVRVTVPVSVTGSVSEATTVTAALSTALAPNPTLNVSATDTTTVQSVTSSVVKSAELCSDTVCTTSTPLADNDPVSPGDIVRYRVVATNTGTSTLYGSYLVDSVPADTELVSVGAAGSVLYSVDDGASWNVAAPTSLPLGRFWVGVNSDGNGSVNSLDALAPGGTFTLVLTVKVK